TATTTTTAAAGAGTACTTCAGGTCGGAGTGTTCTTGAGCGATTTGAAGATCGTTCGGAAATAAGTCGGTTGATTTAATTTTCTGGTTCGGTATTGTTTAAAGCGTTCAGTTTGCGCCCGTAGCTCAGCTGGATAGAGCAACGGCCTTCTAAGCCGTCGGTCACAGGTTCGAATCCTGTCGGGTGCGCCATACCTTCTTAAATTAAGATGTGATGGCGAAGTTAAAAAGTTAATGGTGGGCATAGCTCAGTTGGTAGAGCTCTGGATTGTGATTCCAGCGGTCGTGGGTTCGAGCCCCATTGTCCACCCCAATTTAAACTACATATAGTCTGTAGTAACAATCAAATGTGTATGTCTATCAGTATGCATTTGTACAAAGTTAGATAGCAGCGCAGTAAAGTGCTCTATGCGGATGTGGTGGAATTGGTAGACACGCTGGTTTTAGGTACCAGTGCCGCAAGGCGTGAGAGTTCGAGTCTCTCCATCCGCACCAGTTGACTATACGGGGATAAGCTTGCTTATCCCCTTTTTTTGTATCGGAGAAATGCCCGGTTACCAGACGGGTGGTATGGCTACCGCTAGTCCGTTGTTTCACTATTGAAAGGCCTCAACAGGGAAATGGCGTGAGAGTGTAAAAAGATGCGTAAAGGTGTCGGTGTGCGTGCTTCTTTTGTGCGTATCTGGTGCATCGGTTGCGGTCTTTTGCTAGTCTATGCCGCTTTATCGCAAATTCGGTAATCAGGTCCAGTATTGAGGAACACAAATGCAAGTCTCCCTTGAAACGACTTCCGGTCTGGAACGTCGCCTGACCATCGTCATTCCAGCTGAGAAAGTAGACGGTGAAGTCGCCAAGCGTCTGAACGATATGTCCCGCCGTGTGCGTCTGGATGGTTTCCGTCCGGGTAAAGTACCTGCCAAGGTAATGAAGCGCCGTTACGGTCTGGGTGCTCGTCAGGAAGTTCTGGGCGAACAGATGCAGCAGGCATTTGTTGAAGCAGTGACTCAGGAAAAGCTGAACCCGGCTGGTGCGCCGACTGTTGAGCCAAAGGCTGACGAAGAAGGCAAGGATTTCGAATTCGTTGCGACCTTCGAAGTTTACCCTGAAATCGCGCTGGGTGACTTTGCTTCCATTGAAGTTGAACGCCCTGTTGCTGATGTTAAAGACGCTGACATCGACGAAATGGTTGAAACTCTGCGTAACCAGAGCAAAACCTTTGAAGACGTTGAGCGTGCTGCTGAAAACGGCGACCAGATCGTATTCGATTATGTTGGCACCAAAGGTGGTGAAGAGTTCGAAGGCGGTAAAGCTGAAAACTCTACACTGGAACTGGGCTCTGGCCGCATGATTCCGGGTTTTGAAGACGGTCTGGTGGGTGTTTCCGCTGGCGAAGAAAAGACTCTGGAACTGACTTTCCCTGAAGAGTATCACTCTGAAGAGCTGAAAGGTCAGGCGGTTGAGTTTGCCTGCAAGGTACACAAGGTTCAGGCTGCTTCCATGCCAGAACTGAACGACGAATTCTTCGCTCGTTTTGGTGTGAGTGAAGGTGGTCAGGAAGCGTTCCGCGCTGAAGTTCGCAAGAACATGGAGCGTGAACTGCGTCAGGCTGTTAAAGGCAAGGTGAAGAACCAGGTAATGGACGGCCTGCTGGCAACCAACGAGATTGAAGTACCTTCTCCTCTGGTGGCTCAGGAAATCGATCGCATGCGTGAGCAGGCGGTTCAGCAGTTTGGTGGTGCGCAGGGCGGTTTCGATCCTAAGCAGCTGCCAGCAGAGCTGTTTGAAGCAGACGCCAAGAAGCGTGTTGCCCTGGGCCTGATCGTTGGTGAAGTGGTTAAGCAGCGTGAAGTGAAGGTTGACGACGACCGCGTTCGCGCCATGATCGAAGAAATGGCTTCCGCTTACCAGGAGCCTCAGCAGGTGATCGACTGGTACTACAGCAACGAACAGCAGCTGTCTCAGGTGAAGTACGTGGTACTGGAAGAGCAGGTAGTTGATACCGTTCTGGAAAATGCCAAAGTATCTGAAGCTGAAGTGAGCTACCAGGACGCTATCAAGCCTGCTGCTCCGGAAGCCGCTGAAGAGCAGGAAACTGCTGAAGAAGCCTGATCTCCGGGCTGCGATTTAGGAAAAGTTTCTGGTGGTCTGTAAAAAAGCTTTTGAAACAGACCGCCGGTTTGAGGCATTCTTAAATCAATACGGCGTTGTCCGGAAAGCAAACACGGAATGTTGAGTTCTGTTTTCTAAGGTTGTAGCGGTGATTGCCGTTTAAACTAAGACAGCGTCATGCGACCCGCACTGCGGGTCGCTTCTCTTCGACTTGGCAAGGAGTTACGACAGGATATGTCCAGACTGATTGAACCATCCTCCATGGCCATTACCAACTCTGGCCTGGTACCGATCGTTGTTGAACAGTCCGCCCGCGGCGAACGTTCATACGACATCTATTCACGTCTGCTCAAGGAACGGGTAATCTTCCTGGTAGGTCAGGTTGAAGACCATATGGCAAACCTGATTGTTGCCCAGATGCTGTTTCTTGAGTCGGAAAACCCGGACAAGGATATCCACCTCT
Above is a window of Endozoicomonas montiporae CL-33 DNA encoding:
- the tig gene encoding trigger factor gives rise to the protein MQVSLETTSGLERRLTIVIPAEKVDGEVAKRLNDMSRRVRLDGFRPGKVPAKVMKRRYGLGARQEVLGEQMQQAFVEAVTQEKLNPAGAPTVEPKADEEGKDFEFVATFEVYPEIALGDFASIEVERPVADVKDADIDEMVETLRNQSKTFEDVERAAENGDQIVFDYVGTKGGEEFEGGKAENSTLELGSGRMIPGFEDGLVGVSAGEEKTLELTFPEEYHSEELKGQAVEFACKVHKVQAASMPELNDEFFARFGVSEGGQEAFRAEVRKNMERELRQAVKGKVKNQVMDGLLATNEIEVPSPLVAQEIDRMREQAVQQFGGAQGGFDPKQLPAELFEADAKKRVALGLIVGEVVKQREVKVDDDRVRAMIEEMASAYQEPQQVIDWYYSNEQQLSQVKYVVLEEQVVDTVLENAKVSEAEVSYQDAIKPAAPEAAEEQETAEEA